CGCATCCTTGCCCCTCCTCGTACCAGGTTCTCTGCTCCGACCAGTGtatctgcttcttcttcaacgCCCCATGTAGAATCCCAGCGTAACAAACCCAATCCTCCTCTGTTGCTTTCTGTAGCCGTTTCTCTCTTTCAGCGTGCCATTCAGGACCCTGATTCATTGCCCTCAGTATCAGCCTGCAACTCCCTCATAGATAATCTCCGAAAGGCAAGACACTATGATCTTCTCTTGTCCGTTTATTCTATGATGGTTGCCGCTTCTGTTTTGCCTGCTTTTACTTCCTTGAGTGCTTTGGTTGAAAGTTTTGTGAAGACCCACCAGCCAAATTTTGCGTTTGGGGTACTGGGTTTGATGATGAAGCGTGGTTTTGAGGTTAATGTGTATAACGCGAAGCTTGTGTTGAAGGGTTTTTGTCAAAGTGGTGACTATGACAGGGCCATGGTTTTGGTTTGCCAAATGAGGAGGAATTGTGTTTTGCCTGATGTCTTTAGTTACAATACCCTTATAAATGGACTTTGTAAAGCTAAGAGATTGGTAGAAGCTAGGGGTTTGTTTGAGGCCATGAAGGCCGGGGAGTGCCGGCCGAACTTGGTGACTTTTAGTGTTTTGATTAATTGTCTTTGTAAGAATGGGGCGGTTAAGGAGGGTTTGGATTTGTTCGAGGAGATGAAGAAGACTGGTTTGGATGCAGATGTGGTTGTGTATAGTGCTCTCATTAGTGCCTTTTGTAACAGTGGTGACATTGAGAGGGTTAAAGAACTCTTTAATGAGATGTTGGAAAAGAATGTTGCTCCCAATGTGGTTACTTATAGTTGTTTGATGCAAGGTCTTTGCAAGAAAGGGAAGTTGGAAGAAGCCTCCAAAATGTTGAATGATATGACGACCAGGGGAGTTCATCCTGATGTTGTTGCTTATACAATTTTAGCTGATGGGCTTGGCAAAAATGGGAGGGCATCCGATGCATTGAAAGTGTTGGACTTGATGGTACAAAAGGGGAAAGAGCCAAATGCTTTAACATACAATGTCATTGTTAATGGACTTTGTAAGGAAGGTCGGGTAGATGATGCGCTCGGGATTCTAGAAATGATGGTAAAGAAGGGGAGGAAACCTGATGTGTTTACCTACAGCACATTATTGAAAGGACTATGTGGCGTTGGCAAAATTGATGAGGCAATGGACCTTTGGAAGTTGTTGTTGAGCAAAGAATTCCATATGAAGCCTGATGTCTACACGTTTAATCTTCTAATCCAGGGACTTTGCAAGGAGCGGCGTCTTGATGATGCTGTAGGGATCTATTCTACCATGGTTAAAAGGGGGTTCCCTTGTAACATAGTAACTTACAATATTTTGATTCATGGTTATCTAAATGCTggaaagcttactaaggcatTGGAACTATGGAAATCTGCAGTAGACTTGAAATTTTCCCCTAATTCAGTGACCTATAGTGTCATGATTAGTGGTCTTTGCAAAATGCAGATGCTTCGTTTCGCAAGAGGGCTTTTCGTTAAAAGAAGATATTCTAGGATTAGACCCACAGTAATTGATTACAATGCACTAATGGCATCGTTGTGTAGAGAAGGTAGTTTGAAGCAGGCTAGGGATTTGTTTCAAGAAATGAGAAATGTGAACTGTGATCCTGATGTTGTCTCCTTTAATATAATAATTGATGGAATCCTCAAAGGAGGAGATGTTGAATCTGCCAAGGAATTGCTATTAGGAATGCTTAACATGGATTTGGTCCCTGATGCTTTTACCTTTACTATATTAATAAATAGGTTCTTCAAGCTTGGGAAGTTGGATGAGGCTATGTCTCTCTATGAGAGAATGGTCTCTTGTGGCCATGTACCAGATGCTGTTCTGTTTGATTCTTTGCTAAAAGGCTATAGTGTGATCGGAGAGACAGAAAAAATCATTTCATTGCTTCAACAAATGGGTGACAAGGGTGTTGTTCTGAACTCAAGATTAACTTCTACCATCTTGGCTTGTCTTTGTAACATCACAGAAGATCTTGATATAAAGAAGATTCTCCCAAATTTTTCGCAACATACATCTAAAGGAGCAAACATTAAATGCAATGAACTATTGATGAGACTGAATAAGGTTCATCCAGAGCTTCAATTATTTGCTGCGGGATAGCTTTTGTTTTAAAAGAAGTGATGTCGTGGCACTTTTAAGTAAGTCTATATTGTCtttcattaaataaactatGTTCCATGCTTTATCTACTTTTATTGCATAGGTTAAATAGCCAGACTTATCAAGTTGGTTTGGTTTTATTTCAGTTGCTGTGTCTAATGCTAGCGCAGACTTGTTCAGTCTTGGTTTTGATCAGGTAAGACACTTCCTATCTGCTTTGTGCCTGCTTAGATCTGGGTTACTTTTCCATTCATTTCTCTAGTATATGAATGTTAGATAATTTTATCAATCCTATGGAGATGTCATTGTTACCTCCTCATGTATTGAAAAAGATCTTCCAAAGCGAGCCTTTATGTAAAGTAAAGGTGTATCCACCTTTAAATTGTTGTAGGTCTAGGTCCAAGTTACGATGTTCTCCAAATTAAATCAATGGTGGATTATTTGCTCACTTTGGAGACAATCCAATAGGAAACAAAGAAGAACAGTTCTAGAAATGAGTATTATTCCACTAAAGAGGAGCTCAAAGTTCTtgcaagaagagaaaaaaaagactCACCCCATCCTAGAGCCTAGGTCTCTAACTATTCTCAATGGTTTCCTTAATCCCTACTCTCCTCTCAGCATACGAATTTGGCCACGCCTCTAGTGAGCAGCTCCCTACACTACCTTCTTTCTCCTTGATTAAACTATCCAAGTCTTGGGTCCGCTTGGACCATGGTCTCTTTGGCTTCACTAACATTAGAACTCAGCTCGGCTCTATCATTACCAATAAGAGCCTTGTCCTCAAAAGGGTAAATTTGGAAATTGGCAGTGGATGATGAAGTGAACTCATCCTCCCAAGTAGTGTCATAAACAGATCTATTTTTCCCCTTAACCAGATATTGCTTATAAGCTCCCCCATGTCTAATCACATCTTTGCTCGACAGAACTGTTTAAGGTTCATCGCTGTCATCCAACTCAGCTTCTTTGTCCTTCCGATAAAGAAGCTTATGTTGTGCCTGTTCCAACAGCCTTCTTCAATTGtgaaatctggaaaaacagGATGGATTAGGGAATTTGAACATTGTTGTCAAGATCGCTTCTTAATCATAAGATTGCACCATCATGGTCAGGTGGCTTCTCTGATCTAAATCGCAACCTCAGTTAAATTGCAGTTGGATCAGCGATCTTAAGCTTGAGATTGTGAGTTTTGAGCACTAGTTGTCTTGGTAAGACCGTAAGAATTATCATGCTATACTTACTCTCGTTGATCATGACATTTCTTTCTGGGTGTTGGTGCAATtaggcatttttttttttttctttttgttccaTTGAGTTTTCAGAAAATATGTTAGAACTGGTACcaaacagaacagagaaaccgAACTAGTCTGGCTCTGGCCTAACCAAACAGTTTCGCACCCTCCCTTAGGAAAGCAGAAATGCACCCCCCTTTAGGAAAAGCAGAGTTGCAAGTTAAGAGATAACTAGATAAGGAAAACTGGAAACGTTTATTAGAAATATCGCTCTTGAGAAGAATTACAAACTGGACACCAATAGCAGCCACCAAATCCTAATTCTCCTAAAAACTCCCGAATAGAGGTACAGccaacttatttatactaaaccaaataacctaataaaatataatagtaAAATATAGTATCTAATGCTGACTGGATAAATTaaactaataaaaatataaaatcctAATTCTATTTGGCTAGGTTTTCAGCACACCACCTTGTGCTGTTTGGCTAGGGTTCAGCACAACCCCATCCCTATCTTGGTGCCTCACATAGACCTTAGTTATAGGAGGTTTAGGTCTAAGCCTGTCAAATTATTGAATAGAAGTATACATAACTGTGTAGCCAGTGTTTGTTCTGAGTGGATTGCTCTCATGTTTATGGTCTCTCTTACAAGTGTTTCAAATGAATTACCTTTTTAAGTGTGCAAGAGGGTGGGCAGTATTGCTAGTGTCACATGTGTAATGGTTTGTTGATATTCCACAAAGTCATTAATATATTGTGTATTATTTGATCTGATATCAAATTTTGTGATAGTAAATTTTGTTCGGAAATTTGATTCTCATCTTGAGGCCAAGTCAAATTTCTCTCATGCCAATGAAACTTATGCTAATGGTCTTTATCCTAGGAGTGTTGAAATGCCCTCTGACATAGCTGAAAATGGAGAAGATTGCGAAGGAATAGAGCCGTGAATATGTTTTTCTTATCGTTCTAGTGTTGTAGGAGTATTTTGATTAGCATGGAACTGGAGGGAATTGGATTGCTCTTCCTTAGAACGATGGTAAAATCACATCATCTGATAGGACACCGATCCTATCTACAGGGAGAATATTATAGAAGAAATGAAATGCATTAATCACTGAATGGAAATCAAGGAAATAACCAGAGCTAAGCTCGCAGCTATGGACGAATCTCCATGCCCACGGCTTAGGCCAAAAAATTAACAAGCTAACATAATGCCCACATGAACTATCCCTCCACTAACATAAACATACATTCTCTTTTCTCTAACTAACTATTTTTTCCCTCCTTTACTATTTTTGGTTTGGGTCAGTCTTTTGAGTCAAATGACCCACGATACCGCCTCCCTTAAAAGTTTCTTTGTCCTCAAGGCAGAATCATAGAAGTCAGGATATTGCCCACGAACTCACGAAGCACACCTTCTGCAACCCAAGTTGCTTCTACAGTAGGTTATACATCCACAAAATCAACCGCTCATGGATGCTCTTTCCCCAATAGATGTTGGTTCGAGGAGCTAGATTTGCTTCTGGTTCCATTGGAATAGGCTCCTCTACCTCTAATCCATGAGGAACATCATGTCTTACAACATGACTGCCAATCGCCTTTTTATTTTGAGAAGCATGGAACACTGGATGTATCTGGAATGTTTCTAGCAGCATCAAATTGTCAAGTTGCTGCATATTTCAATATATTGACGTGACAATATAAATTATAGAAAAGCACATCACACATTGGTCAAGGTTCATTAGTTTGGCCTAGTATGTTACTTTTGAACTCTGCATATAATGAACCTTTACCTAAAGAGTTTCTCTCAAACATGCTGGTTGCTAAATAGCTACGGAAGCAAAGGGAAGACTAAGTTGGAACCTATCAAATTATATATAGAgagatatataaaaaatatgtgTGGCATGAGATTGATTAAATTTTGagtcattttgattgattttaaaCTCTAGTATTTCAATAGAGAAATTGGTGCAATGGATATAATAGATACAAGTCTCTTAACTTAATACCATTCATAGCATGTTGACCAAAATAAACATTGTTTGTGGTATGAAGAATAAACATTTCTATAGAGTAATGCAATGGCTATTTGGGTACATGAATCTTGTAAAAAAATTGGATCTGCTGTTTCTAGCAGCAAGCATGCAGGTTGTCCACAATCCTTGCAGCTGCAAAAAATGGCAAGCATATAAAGGTTAAAAAAAACTGAGATGTCATTTCACTTTGCATCAAGTTTGTGCTGTTGTTATTTTACTTTGTGACCATGTAGTGGTCCAGCCATCCCACTGTCATCAATTGGAAAGAAGcttaatttttttgattttagtAGAGACAAGAATGATAACAGTTTATTGTCCTTAACATATCATCAGATTTTTCCGACAACTCTTGGCATTATTTAGCATTCTATCAGATGGCTCTCTCTATTTCGGCTCATTGCTGCACTTGGTAGAACACTAGTTGTTTCTATTTCACTAAGTACCTTGTCATTGCAAGTGGTATTTGTGCTAGGAAATTTTACTGTGGCCAAAGGCAAGTCACTTATGACTTCTTAATTTTGCATACACCTTTTAGCTTAACATGTTATTTACAAACAACAAAGACAAATTTGTATGAAACCAGTGTTAGTTACTTATATTACATGAACTTTAAACATTGTAAAATATCCTTTGCAACCAAATACAGACTCTAGAATTGATGCACCTACATTTGGAAAACTACTTCTCATCTAGAGGTTTACATTATGAAGATTATTGGTATTGGATCTGCATTGGTTTTTGCTTgggttttctcttctctttaacCTTCTTTTCTTTACTGCATTGACATATTTGAATCGCATGTTAtatattcttttaattttcaagGCCTCTGATCGATTAAACTTTTCACTGTTGGTAACCATTTTAATGTTAGACCAAAATTTCAGATTTAGGAGATTCAGAAGCGGTCATTGCGGATGGAGGTCACAAGAAGAATGAAAGTCCATTATCTTGACAACCTTTAAATTGTCATCAATTGTAGGAGGAGAGCAGTCACACCATGGAAACGAGAAGAGACGAGGAGGAAAATGAATGTGTGAGAAAACAGCGGTTGAAATTGTGGAACAACAAGGAAATAGGGATTTACTAAAGGGAGGCAAGTTCGTACCAGAGGTGGGGAGGAGGATGACGTCAGGCTCAAAGGAGGCACGTGAGGGTTTTTTGGAATTTGTTAATCTTAGCCATTAATCTTAATCCAAGGGTTAGAAATTGCCCCTCTCACTCTCGCATAAAAAACCTCCCTTTCACTAGATATGCTCCCTATACATAAGATGATGACTTTGATATATGATTAGGTCTAAATAGATCATATAGATGTGGAAAAAGTTGCGGAGTGAGTTGGGTTCACTATCTCGGGGCCATCACTGTTCTTGGACGAGGAAGACAATAATTTCTGTAGCCTTTAAGCTAACATTGGTAGCAGGTATACATTATTAGAACATTTTTATGCACTGTAGAGTATAGATATATAGCTACACCCACCAGTGATTTTgcttcaacaattttttttggctCATCCTGACTTGCAATTAAATCTGAAATCATTTATCCAGACCAAGATTATTCACATGGACATTCTTTTACCCCTTTTCCTTCAATCAAGGACGAATTTCTCTGGTGAAATTCATTAAAGGGTGTAAACATAATAACTATGAATTTTGACTACCATTTGTCATTATCTAGAATCTGTCTTGTTTGGAAAGCTGATCTTCCACTTGGATGCCAAGTTTAGATCTAGCGACATCACCCACTCAGATGTTTGACTGATGAagacatttatttattttccttcaCAATATTGCAGGTATTCAATGATAGCTGCTCAGTGGCCAGAAAGGACTGACAATGATATCAAGATCTACTGGAACGCCAAACTAAAGAAGAAGCTCATGGATTTGTTTCCTGCATCTTATTAGATGAAACAAACTTATCGGTCTCTCCTCAAAACCCACTATTTCCTTCTCATTATAGAGACTATTGCAGCCCAACAGAAACCATGTCTTCAAGTGGCCTTGGACCGGTCTCCGATCCTTCAAGTGTTTAGACGGGCACAAGATGCAATATTTTGAAGTGAAGGACGTTGCAGTTTGATAGGTTGCTGTGTGAACAGTACCTGGGTTgctttaatttaaattaagtcAGTTATGGACAGTTTGTGTTAGTTATTAGTTACTACTTACTAGTTGTGGGTAGTTTTATGATTACAGCAGTTAGGTAATTGCTATGGTTTGaacttaaatttaaattatacaGGAGTAGTTATAAATAAGAGTTGTATCTTCTGTTAGGATTCATTCAGAAGTTGTGAGTTTAATGGGGAGAGACTGGACTCTCGAAATTCCAGAATCTACTTGAGAAAGACTGGCTCTCGAACACGAATGTTGTATACTTATTCTATAAATAAATTCTGTTCTTATCACAGTTCATATGATAGAAGCTGTAGTCAGGTACATTGAGTGCCTTTTCTGTATTGGAACCAATTCTCAACCAAATTACCTATTTAATTTCCAGATCTAGGGTTTGTTTTTCAGATCCACATCCACCGAATTGTGAACCTCAACCTCAACCACTTGTTCATCATGCCTGGACGACCTCTTCAGCCTCAGCCTCGGCTTTGTTGCAATTTGTGTTTAGCTGTGTTTCAGACAAACTCAGATTTAGGAAGACATTGTGTTAGAACACATCCTGATCTTTATCGAATCATCGATTCCTCGGACCGAGCTCCTCAACCTGCTCCTCCAAATTCTCAACCTCAACCTCCGCCTCCATCTAAGGAAAGCATCCGAAGTTGAAGTCAACAATCAGGTCCACCACTTTATTAATGCTAATTGATCACCCAAACTTTCTGTATCATAATTCCACACCTCATAGTTGCTACTATTATACTTGCAAACTGACGTCTTTGTTGAGAATACATGCATTCTAAGTTCTAACACTAGGTACTTGTAACCTCCAGTTTGGGTGGCAGgaaaaatattttgattttgtaTTTAATCTAAGAATGAAAACATGATTATTGAGGATATACCATAGGAGACATAATAGAAGGAAAATAATGTCCAAATCAATTGCTATTTGTCCACCATAATTGAATTCAACTCTTACATCAGGACTTACACAGCTTAATAACCCTTTTACATGATTGAGCTGACAATCTACCTAGGAAAATGTTCTAGGAACTACCTTTGCATTCTCAAATTTACCTTAGAAACAAATTTTAACTAGTACATTTTAGTCTACTTTTATATGGGGAGTGGATTCTTTTATGCTCTTCCTTTTGTCATTTGATGGGTTGGTCTTGCTCTTCCTTCACTCTTGACTTCAACAAATGGGGCTTGAGCTTGTTTAAATCTGATAGCCTAACTGGTTTCAGGAAGAATTCTTCAGCTCCCTCCTCTAGGCATCTGATACAAACAATAGTAAAGTCAAATTTCAATTTAATCATGTGATGCCGCTTTAATATGTATCTGTCATTTTCAAAATAATGACTTTGATTTTGGATTGGGTTATAGGATGAAATTTCCTTACCTGTTGATCCTTGATGGAACATTCTCTGAGGACATAATTACAACTGGTATGTCTTTAAGAGATTTAGTTTCCTGCAAATCAATaaacttatattatttttttaacaacAAACTGGAGGAGATTAAACAAGCAATAGGATATTATGATGGCAATGAACATTTTGGTTTGTGATTTGTTATATTGGGAATTAGAATTTTGGGAATAATCCCAATTCAGAGTTCAGAAAtgagtttttgttttgtttgaacATTGACATAGatcggtgcccactagggtggaccattttatttttggtccaccggtgcaccaggGATATATTAGACTTTACACCAAGGGAACTTCAGACTTTATCCCTTTTCTCCCTCTTCCTCCCACTTCCCTCACCCTACTTTCACAGTCCTTCCTCATTACCTTTattgttttcaatttcaattgtCTAACATGAACACAACAAACAAAATCAGAAGGGTGTATGGAAGATGGATTTGTGCGTTAAAACTGTATTGATTCAATTGAAACGTGGAGGAGCTTTGATTTTTTGGATTCAATTGGACACAACACACACtactaattaaatatttatcgTTCTTTGAATTGTGATGTTGGTCTCTTGGAAATTCAATCCATGAACGCTTCTTCTCTCGCCCAAACATAGAAAACTCAGAAAATGAGACCCAAAAAATCAAAAGCTAGCATAACACAGATCTATCAACTTCTTCTCTTaaaaaaccaaaatcaaaagTGCACACATATCGACAAAAATCAAAAGCTCACACAGATCTATCTTCCATCTTCTCTTctgattatttttcttctttcatcttcttctctttgCTAGCACAGATCAAAAGCTAACACAACACAGATCTACCACCGTCTTTTCTCTTATTCATGTTTCTGAGTTTTTGAGTTTCAGCTTTCTTGGTGATGCATTGTCTTTATTTTTTGTGGGTTTcaactaaaaaaaatcaatatttcttCTCTCTTgttgtttctgggtttttgggtttcatTTTTCTTGCTAATGTCTTGTCTTTGTTTTTCAACTAAAAAAGattcaatttttcttctttggtttaTGATTCTGGGTTTTGTAATAGGAAGTGTTGCAAAGAGGGGATGGGGGTGAGGAAGGAAAAGGATGCTGGAGAGGGAAACGTCGGCGTTGGCGAGGTTGATGGTAATGATGTGGCCAGCGATGGAGCAAGACGCCGGAGCTGGGAGAAGAAGAGCTTGTAAGAGGAGGGCAGAGGGAATATGAACGCAGGTTATGCAGCTCTTCCCACCAGGATAAGTGCCAACAACAATGAACTCACccaattgattttctttgtaaGGGAtatcaaattatatttttaccctTTAATCATCCAACCAATCCGTCCGATTAAAGAATATTCTTATATTCCAAGATCCAACGGTGATTAATGATGGTCCACCGATTGACCAAAAAATAagttgtccaccctagtgggcaccacaTAGATCCTCTCTTTTTCAAATTGTTTCCTAAATAGAAAACCAAAATCAAATCCATAGTGCATAATTTGATAATTATTGCAGAATTTAATGAAATTGAAGCTAGAGTACTGttcaaataattttgaaataagCCTCTTCTAACGGCATTGAAAAATATTCTGAAAGCTCACCTTGATTTTTCTCAGCAGATCATAGCCAGTCATTCCTGGCATACAGTAATCTGTTATGATCAGGTTTACATCTACATCCTGCATCTGTAATTGAATCAAAGTTTAGCACACGAGTGAGTATCCAGTAACAAGTTTTAACCCCTAAGTGTAGCAAGAGAGTTGGACCTGATGAATTTCTGAAGCAACATTAGTGTCAAAATTCCTCAACTCATCTTCAACCAAACCAAGAAATTTTAAAGCCTTACTGGCAGAGTCCACTGTAGTAACTGTGATTTCAACACAAATTCCCCAGAagatattatttttcaaatttactAATCCAAATCCCAACTTCAGAAAAATGATAGAAATTCATTAGTAGATATCACAAGAAAAACGTTGTGTATGCACTGTTTGAGTATCTAATACGATTACTGAAATAACATAATGACTACACAAGCAATATACTCATGTTCTCGTCATcacatataataaaaatcaaattaaaagaaaagaaaaaactagaGAAGAAAAGTACCATGAAAGGAAGATCTTTTTAGGAGTCTCTCAATCAACATTCTATCAATAAGACTGTCATCAACAGCCAAAACATGGAACGGGGTCTGTGCAGCCATTACAATAACTTGGAAGATGATGATATGTGCAAGCCACAACAAGGAAGAGGGATATATAGAAGACTCTGAGGGATAGATGAAGGTAATGAATCAGAATGTGTCATTTTAAATTGGAGCCTATGATACATAATCCTCATAGGAAATCTGGCAGTTTGGAATGTGGTATCCCGCAGATTGATTTCATCAGAATCTGCAGGATCTTCAAGGTTGGTTTTTGAATTGAAGAATGAGGGAAGAAATGAGGGAAGAAGGGGTTGGTGTTCTACCAAATTTAAAATTTCCattttttcattattattttaattcacCCTTTATAGCGAATAATAATAATCTCTATTCTgtttactcaaaaaaaaaaataatctctATTCTGTTCATGCATGTGCACGTCCTTCTTTGTGCTTTGCACTTAACCCAACTTACTAGCAAGTACTATATGATACCTTTGCATTTTTGTGACTTGCCCCCTTTGACTAAATTTTAACAACTGTTTTGACAAAACCACCCATGACGAAAGTTTTAAAGGAATACAACCCGTTGCATGAGCTCGATAATGTCATGTGAAAATTTCCATATTTTCTTATATTAAAATTgtgtttatctttctttgtttactaaaaaaataagtgagactttttaaatatttctaAAAAAAGAAATAGATACAATATTtcacttattttcttttttttttggtacatcggaaaataattTCACTTATTCTCTAAGTCACATGTGACAATTTACACACTCCTCTAAATTCTAAACATACccctcatttttatttttttattatttatagaaTGTCTTATGTTTTTATTCATATGATTGCTTTCTTCCTTTGTATTATTCTTTTTGTGGTTAATTACTTGACGCATATTTAATAATTGATGAAAATATATTGTAGATGGTGAAATTTAAATAACATGAACAATTTATAAttcttttaaatttaaattatatatgctTAGTTCCAACTTCCAAGTATGACCATgttgtccccgaatgatagctcaagtggtaagagttaagggacatatgagttgagaGGGAAAAGTCCAAAGATCAATTTATAAGGGTGCATTTTATCTttctaatgtaaaaaaaaaagcatgacCATGTTATTTTATCTACGTCAAAATCAGCATTTTTTCCTTCCTTTAGCATGTCGTTGACTTTCTGGCTCTTGGTCTCTTTTCCcctctttttattcttttcagGGATCAAtctgaaaaattaattaaatgaaaCAGGACAATATAGAAATGACTTATTAAATAATTGCAATATTTCATTAGTTGATTTTTCGGTGCAAATCATGTGACAGCTTACAATGGACAAAAATTAAACTAttctcaaaaataatttttcattctAATATTGGGTCCCTCTAACATTATTATGTTATTTGAAAGCTATTGATTGTTTTCTCTAAGTTAATTATTGGAGATATGATATGCGATATCTTCAGCAGTGGAAAGGCATAAGGACTAGGGTTAGGGTATATTTCAGAACAATTTGATAATAACAACAAAGTGTTAAATAAGATTTTGGTCCTGTATGATACACCGAGTTTGAAAATGGTTACTCTTCGGAGTAAAGTTTGAACATAGTCTTATTATTTGAGAAACTACCTGATTTTGGTCTATATTAGTGGTGGTGGTCTGGGGAGCTTTGCCACCAACTCACTAA
This is a stretch of genomic DNA from Lotus japonicus ecotype B-129 chromosome 1, LjGifu_v1.2. It encodes these proteins:
- the LOC130727917 gene encoding two-component response regulator ORR10-like; translated protein: MAAQTPFHVLAVDDSLIDRMLIERLLKRSSFHVTTVDSASKALKFLGLVEDELRNFDTNVASEIHQMQDVDVNLIITDYCMPGMTGYDLLRKIKETKSLKDIPVVIMSSENVPSRINRCLEEGAEEFFLKPVRLSDLNKLKPHLLKSRVKEEQDQPIK
- the LOC130727916 gene encoding pentatricopeptide repeat-containing protein At4g28010-like; protein product: MQTRHIPASHRNLTSRTMKPKRILAPPRTRFSAPTSVSASSSTPHVESQRNKPNPPLLLSVAVSLFQRAIQDPDSLPSVSACNSLIDNLRKARHYDLLLSVYSMMVAASVLPAFTSLSALVESFVKTHQPNFAFGVLGLMMKRGFEVNVYNAKLVLKGFCQSGDYDRAMVLVCQMRRNCVLPDVFSYNTLINGLCKAKRLVEARGLFEAMKAGECRPNLVTFSVLINCLCKNGAVKEGLDLFEEMKKTGLDADVVVYSALISAFCNSGDIERVKELFNEMLEKNVAPNVVTYSCLMQGLCKKGKLEEASKMLNDMTTRGVHPDVVAYTILADGLGKNGRASDALKVLDLMVQKGKEPNALTYNVIVNGLCKEGRVDDALGILEMMVKKGRKPDVFTYSTLLKGLCGVGKIDEAMDLWKLLLSKEFHMKPDVYTFNLLIQGLCKERRLDDAVGIYSTMVKRGFPCNIVTYNILIHGYLNAGKLTKALELWKSAVDLKFSPNSVTYSVMISGLCKMQMLRFARGLFVKRRYSRIRPTVIDYNALMASLCREGSLKQARDLFQEMRNVNCDPDVVSFNIIIDGILKGGDVESAKELLLGMLNMDLVPDAFTFTILINRFFKLGKLDEAMSLYERMVSCGHVPDAVLFDSLLKGYSVIGETEKIISLLQQMGDKGVVLNSRLTSTILACLCNITEDLDIKKILPNFSQHTSKGANIKCNELLMRLNKVHPELQLFAAG